In a single window of the Bos taurus isolate L1 Dominette 01449 registration number 42190680 breed Hereford chromosome 23, ARS-UCD2.0, whole genome shotgun sequence genome:
- the CILK1 gene encoding serine/threonine-protein kinase ICK produces the protein MNRYTTIKQLGDGTYGSVLLGRSIESGELIAIKKMKRKFYSWEECMNLREVKSLKKLNHANVVKLKEVIRENDHLYFIFEYMKENLYQLIKERNKLFPESAIRNIMYQILQGLAFIHKHGFFHRDLKPENLLCMGPELVKIADFGLAREIRSRPPYTDYVSTRWYRAPEVLLRSTSYSSPIDIWAVGCIMAEVYTLRPLFPGASEIDTIFKICQVLGTPKKTDWPEGYQLSNAMNFRWPQCVPNNLKTLIPNASSEAVQLLRDMLQWDPKKRPTASQALRYPYFQVGHPLGSTAHSLQESGKSQKDVLEKAAAPPHVKPVPPAQPPAKPHTRISSRQHQAGQPPQHLMYPYKAEAPRTDHLPEDKPSPLLLPSLHPKHPQAKILTGLEHKNGEIKPKSRRRWGLVSRSTKDSDDWADLDDSDFSPSFTRIDLKNKRQSDETLCRFESILDLKPSEPVGTGNSAPTQTSYPRRDTPTLRSAAKQHYLKHSRYLPGINIRNGVLPNPGKDFIPPNPWSSSGLSGKSSGTVSVISKITSVGSSSTSSSGLAGNYIPSFLKKEISSALQRVHLAPIPDPSPGYSSLKAVRPHPGRPFFHTQPRSTPGLLPRPPAAQPVHGRTDWIAKYASRR, from the exons ATGAATAGATACACAACCATCAAGCAACTCGGGGATGGAACCTACGGTTCCGTCCTGCTGGGAAGAAGCATCGAGTCTGGGGAACTGATTGCTATTAAAAA aatgaaaagaaagtttTATTCCTGGGAAGAATGCATGAACCTTCGGGAGGTCAAG TCTTTAAAGAAGCTCAACCATGCCAATGTagtaaaattaaaagaagttaTCAGGGAAAACGatcatctttattttatctttgagTACATGAAGGAGAATCTTTACCAGCTCATTAAAGAAAG AAATAAGTTGTTTCCCGAGTCTGCTATAAGAAATATCATGTATCAGATACTGCAAGGACTTGCATTTATTCACAAACACG GCTTTTTCCATCGGGACTTAAAGCCAGAGAACCTCCTCTGTATGGGACCCGAACTTGTGAAAATTGCAGACTTTGGATTGGCCCGAGAAATCCGATCAAGACCTCCATACACAGACTATGTATCTACCAGATG GTACCGGGCTCCGGAGGTGCTCCTGCGGTCCACCAGCTACAGCTCGCCCATCGACATCTGGGCTGTGGGCTGCATCATGGCAGAGGTGTACACCCTCCGGCCGCTCTTCCCCGGGGCCAGTGAGATCGATACTATCTTCAAAATCTGCCAAGTACTGGGGACACCCAAAAAG ACTGACTGGCCTGAAGGCTACCAACTGTCAAATGCGATGAACTTCCGCTGGCCCCAGTGTGTGCCCAATAACTTGAAGACCCTCATTCCAAATGCCAGCAGCGAAGCAGTTCAGCTCCTGAGAGACATGCTACAGTGGGATCCCAAGAAACGGCCAACAGCTAGTCAG GCTCTTCGATATCCTTACTTCCAGGTGGGGCACCCCCTGGGCAGCACTGCGCACAGCCTCCAGGAGTCAGGAAAATCTCAGAAGGACGTTCTGGAAAAGGCAGCCGCACCGCCTCACGTAAAGCCGGTccctcctgcccagcccccagccaAGCCACACACACGCATTTCTTCCAGACAGCATCAAGCCGGCCAGCCCCCTCAGCATCTCATGTACCCCTATAAAGCTGAGGCTCCCAGGACGGACCACCTACCAGAGGACAAGCCCAGCCCTTTGCTCTTGCCATCACTCCACCCAAAGCATCCTCAGGCA AAAATTCTCACTGGCCTGGAGCACAAAAATGGTGAGATCAAGCCAAAGAGTAGGAGAAGATGGGGTCTCGTTTCCAGGTCAACGAAGGATTCCGATGACTGGGCTGACTTGGATGACTCGGACTTCAGTCCATCCTTCACCAGGATTGACctgaaaaacaaaagacagagCGATGAGACGCTGTGCAG ATTCGAGAGCATTCTGGACCTGAAGCCCTCGGAGCCCGTGGGCACCGGAAATAGCGCCCCCACCCAGACGTCCTATCCCCGGCGCGACACGCCCACCCTGCGGTCGGCGGCCAAGCAACACTATCTGAAGCACTCTCGGTACCTGCCTG GAATAAATATAAGAAATGGTGTACTCCCGAATCCAGGCAAGGATTTTATTCCACCTAATCCGTGGTCCAGTTCTGGTTTGTCTGGAAAATCTTCAGGGACTGTATCAGTGATCAGCAAAATAACTTCAG TTGGTTCCAGCTCTACAAGTTCTAGTGGACTGGCTGGAAACTATATCCCTTCCtttctgaaaaaagaaatcagttctgctCTGCAGAGGGTCCACTTGGCACCTATTCCCGACCCTTCCCCGG GCTATTCTTCCTTGAAGGCTGTGAGACCTCATCCTGGACGACCGTTTTTCCACACCCAGCCTAGAAGCACTCCTGGGTTGCTGCCCCGGCCTCCAGCCGCCCAGCCTGTACACGGCAGGACGGACTGGATCGCTAAGTACGCGTCTCGGCGATGA